The Microcystis aeruginosa NIES-843 sequence ATCTGAACAGGATATTTTGCTAATATTGAATCATGGCTAATCAGTCTAGCATTTTCAAGATTAGCTTGAGCAACTAACAAGCGGTCAAATGGATCTTTATGGATGTTAGGTAAAGTATTTAAAGCTAAAACGTGGCTGACTGTAATTGATAAAAGTCCAATTTGGTTAGTTTCCTGCTGAGTATTAATCATTTCTGCTAAAGGTATCTTGAGTGATAGTTTACCTAGTTGTAGTTTGATTTGCATTTCCCAAATACTTGTAATACTAAGTAATAGCGTATTACTAGGATCTCTACACAGTTCTAAAGCTCTTTGAGAGAGTTTTTCTGGTTCGCTATCCCACCAAATAAATGTATGGGTATCTAAAAGAAATTTCATGATTCACCTGTCCAAAATTCTTCAGGAAGTGGCTCATCAAAATCTTCGCTAGTCCCAATTTTTCCAGCGTGTAGTCCTGGTTGTCGTAACTTAGGAGAAGGAGTTTCAGACGTTGTTTTTTCAGTATCTCCCCAAGGAATTAGACGAGCTACAGGCTTGTTTCCTTCGGTTATAATAATTTCAGTATCTACCTTTATTAAGGCAAGTAGTTCTTGTAAAGTTAACTGTACTTGATTGAGATCAATAGTTTTGTTTGACATGAATAATTTTCTCTCTTTATTTACTTCACAAAATAAAACAGGATTCAGTGATAACTGCCTCACAAGTTAATAAAGGTTTGGCAACTTTTTCCCATTGCTGAATTGCCCAATTGTGATAATTATCACTCCGGTATGTCTTGGAATCGCAGATCTTTTATTTAATTGGGGGTTAAACCACCAAGAATGGCTAGGACTTGCTGAAAAAGTACGGGCGAAGCATTCGGGCAATAACTTATCGCTGAAACCGTAGATTTCCTATCCGAATGCTTCGCCCCTACAGGACGTGATCGATAAACTGTTTGCGTTTCATACAACAATTTTCTCTTCTTGGTAGTTTCCCCTAGTAGCGGCAATTGCTTCCTGTTTATTCAATTCTAATGCTTCACTAAGAGTAATTTTTAGGCTTTCTAATAACTGATCACGAGATGCTTCTTGACAGTTAACTTCCGGAATTTCTTCTATCCAACCAATCCACCAATCTCCGTCTGGCTGAATGATAGCTGTGTAGGTGTTAGTCATAGAATATCTCCTTAGCTAAAATACAAATATATATTATTATACTCGATTTAGGAAACTCTGAAACCGCTCATCTCCCCGAATCTGCTCAAAATCTTTATCCGTTTTCGCCATATCCTGATATTCGACATCAAGATTGATGGCGCGTTGTAAGTTTTCGATAGCTAATTCCACATTGTTTTGTAAGCCATAACAGCAAGCTTTATTGTAGTAAGCATTAGCAGAATTTGAATTAATTTTAATAGCTTGATCGTAGGATGCGATCGCTTCTTCCAATCTGCCTAAATCATCTAACGCATTCCCTCGGTTGTACCAAGCTTGATGGTAATCGGGTTTAAATTCTAAAGCTCGATCATATGATGCGATCGCTTCTTCCAATCTGCCTAAATCATCTAACGCATTCCCTCGGTTGTACCAAGCATCAGGGTCATCGGGTTTAAATTCTAAAGCTCGATCGTAGGATGCGATCGCTTGTTCAAATCTGCCTAAATTACCTAACGCAACCCCTCGGTTGTTCCAAGCATCAGGGTCATCGGGTTTAAATTCTAAAGCTCGATCGTAGGATGCGATCGCTTCTTCCAATCTGCCTAAATTATATAACGCAACCCCTCGGTTGTACCAAGCTTCATGCTTATCGGGTTTAATTTCTAAAGCTCGATCGTAGGATGCGATCGCTTCTTCA is a genomic window containing:
- a CDS encoding type II toxin-antitoxin system VapC family toxin: MKFLLDTHTFIWWDSEPEKLSQRALELCRDPSNTLLLSITSIWEMQIKLQLGKLSLKIPLAEMINTQQETNQIGLLSITVSHVLALNTLPNIHKDPFDRLLVAQANLENARLISHDSILAKYPVQIDW
- a CDS encoding type II toxin-antitoxin system Phd/YefM family antitoxin; amino-acid sequence: MSNKTIDLNQVQLTLQELLALIKVDTEIIITEGNKPVARLIPWGDTEKTTSETPSPKLRQPGLHAGKIGTSEDFDEPLPEEFWTGES